Proteins co-encoded in one Bremerella sp. TYQ1 genomic window:
- a CDS encoding transglutaminase family protein produces MALVAAFAVQIALSHGELGYWWQWIEVIAVGAIAWMVAHCLKPSQPLRDYRVIGLLLAVAAGHLLLEQVYYQTLPRAGQLLEGQFSYALRNVMIACLPFRSDKRITNVATLSSLALMAFSIFMSVYWSVTICGIIYAVLGVGWLVTSYWDRISGRFPEGTTTEIPRGAVGLAFVLSILLAATAIGIAGTDHATRALAGFMPSSGGNRVSDSRSQGGVGDGDDLVQGTKDAMSFGPTESEVFLESKMPSLFDVFDDTYDAPVVKKKTLQKAVTLPPSELEHRHSRVATSKSKGNDFSLLRKNEARRQKSLDDKKSPALFYVKGRVPLHLRTTIYDQFDGINLQAADSHDVPDIRLIKEDGIPWYNVSCPLPESQIHSTEEHLLKFINLKTDRIPSPPRLARFQIKDVDREDMFGLAADGHPRITVEFIPQLTVMRVQSLLVSDTTLQSEEATSKLEKSISYPEQEVSLPKIRELALKWTAGRKPGWEQIAAIRDHLKLNFTHTTQGSFDQDTEFPVEAFLFETKEGPDYLFATATSLLLRELGFTTRVVSGFYADPQHFDAGTWQTPVFKEDVHFWVEMSWDGQVWHPIESTPGYELLAPKLTLWQQAQAVCLSVFRWTIRNWMPLAISASLLFLAYIFFSGLADIVFYLLHRFARFGGERNRILQTANLMQWRSTIQGRKRRNGQTVAKWVQERCHSSSSPSVSKDFGTAINWALYSAKIPCPISPIEINRLCDDAFTAFLRSQSSKTSEYSSKELS; encoded by the coding sequence ATGGCCTTGGTGGCAGCATTTGCTGTTCAAATCGCACTCAGCCATGGTGAACTTGGCTATTGGTGGCAATGGATCGAGGTCATTGCTGTGGGAGCGATCGCATGGATGGTTGCCCACTGCTTAAAACCATCGCAACCCCTTCGAGATTACCGCGTCATCGGCTTGCTGCTGGCCGTCGCGGCAGGGCACTTACTACTGGAACAAGTCTACTACCAGACACTTCCCAGAGCAGGGCAATTGCTTGAAGGGCAATTTTCTTATGCCCTGCGAAACGTAATGATCGCTTGCCTGCCGTTTCGATCAGACAAACGAATTACGAATGTAGCCACGCTTTCGAGCCTGGCATTGATGGCGTTCAGTATCTTTATGAGCGTCTATTGGTCGGTGACAATTTGTGGAATCATCTATGCCGTTCTCGGAGTCGGCTGGCTAGTGACGTCTTATTGGGACCGCATTTCAGGCCGATTCCCCGAGGGAACCACTACAGAGATTCCTCGCGGGGCAGTCGGTCTGGCATTTGTGCTTTCCATCCTATTAGCGGCCACAGCCATCGGCATTGCCGGCACAGATCATGCAACGCGAGCATTGGCTGGGTTCATGCCCAGTTCCGGAGGAAATCGCGTCTCCGATAGTCGATCGCAAGGTGGAGTCGGCGACGGCGATGACCTTGTGCAAGGCACCAAAGATGCTATGAGCTTTGGCCCGACGGAAAGTGAAGTCTTCCTCGAATCAAAGATGCCGAGCCTATTTGATGTCTTTGATGATACTTACGACGCACCAGTCGTGAAGAAGAAGACTCTTCAAAAAGCCGTTACGCTTCCTCCATCCGAACTAGAACATCGTCACTCGCGCGTCGCGACGAGCAAATCGAAGGGCAACGACTTCAGTCTGCTACGAAAGAACGAAGCTCGTCGACAGAAATCGTTAGACGACAAAAAGTCACCGGCTCTATTTTACGTTAAAGGCCGTGTTCCACTTCACCTGCGAACAACGATTTACGACCAATTCGACGGAATCAATCTGCAAGCCGCCGACAGCCACGATGTTCCAGACATCCGCCTAATCAAAGAGGACGGTATTCCCTGGTACAACGTATCTTGCCCACTCCCCGAGTCGCAAATTCATTCGACGGAAGAGCACCTGCTCAAGTTCATTAATTTGAAAACCGATCGAATTCCTTCACCACCGCGCTTGGCCCGCTTTCAGATCAAAGATGTCGACCGCGAAGACATGTTTGGCTTAGCGGCAGACGGACATCCTCGAATTACGGTCGAGTTTATTCCTCAACTGACCGTCATGCGTGTGCAGTCGTTGCTCGTAAGTGATACGACACTTCAGAGCGAAGAAGCAACAAGCAAGTTGGAAAAAAGTATTTCCTACCCGGAACAGGAAGTGTCGCTTCCTAAGATTCGTGAACTCGCCTTGAAGTGGACGGCGGGACGGAAGCCTGGCTGGGAACAGATTGCAGCGATTCGTGATCACTTAAAACTGAACTTTACGCATACGACCCAAGGCTCATTCGATCAAGATACCGAATTCCCTGTCGAGGCGTTTCTTTTTGAAACGAAAGAGGGACCAGACTATCTGTTTGCCACCGCAACATCGCTGTTGCTCCGTGAGTTGGGATTTACAACACGCGTCGTGAGTGGCTTTTACGCGGATCCTCAACATTTCGATGCAGGTACCTGGCAGACGCCTGTCTTTAAAGAAGATGTGCATTTCTGGGTGGAAATGTCTTGGGATGGTCAAGTTTGGCATCCCATTGAATCGACGCCTGGGTACGAGTTACTTGCGCCGAAACTTACGCTTTGGCAACAAGCTCAAGCTGTTTGTCTTTCCGTTTTCCGATGGACGATACGAAACTGGATGCCTCTTGCCATCTCTGCGTCGCTGTTGTTCCTGGCTTATATCTTTTTTTCCGGACTAGCAGACATCGTATTTTATTTGCTCCATCGATTTGCTCGCTTCGGAGGAGAACGCAATCGCATTCTTCAAACCGCCAATTTGATGCAATGGCGATCAACGATTCAGGGTCGCAAACGTCGCAATGGACAAACGGTTGCCAAGTGGGTGCAGGAAAGATGCCACTCTTCGAGTAGCCCGTCTGTTTCCAAAGACTTCGGTACGGCAATCAATTGGGCCCTTTATTCGGCCAAAATCCCTTGTCCCATTTCGCCCATAGAAATTAATCGTTTGTGTGACGACGCCTTTACCGCCTTCCTACGTTCCCAATCATCTAAGACCTCCGAGTATTCCTCCAAGGAGTTATCGTGA
- a CDS encoding MoxR family ATPase, which produces MNSATETDLQVLAPEGKCEFQPVIDGIRKTLNQTLKGKQDVVEKVIACVLARGHILLEDLPGLGKTTLAKALSTAIGGDFARVQCTPDLMPSDVTGFNMFNQKTREFEFVPGPVFSDVLLADEINRATPRTQSSLFEAMAERQVTIDKHCHRLSESFFVIATQNPVDSHGAYPLPEAQLDRFAMRLSIGYPGKENEIEMLASSIGRDDNSRSEIETILTPRELQKLQNHVSQVHVETNLLRYMVELAEFTRERSEVTLGVSPRGLLTLQRVSQAWAHLNGRDFVTPDDIQEMAFPVLNVRLAGEFDDASELIDEMLQTVPVPVTRD; this is translated from the coding sequence GTGAATAGTGCGACCGAAACTGACCTGCAAGTTCTTGCACCGGAAGGGAAGTGCGAATTTCAGCCGGTAATCGACGGCATTCGCAAGACATTGAATCAAACCCTGAAAGGCAAGCAAGATGTCGTAGAAAAGGTCATCGCCTGCGTTCTCGCCCGCGGTCATATCTTGCTGGAAGATCTTCCAGGTCTGGGAAAAACGACACTCGCGAAAGCACTCTCGACTGCAATAGGAGGCGACTTTGCCCGCGTGCAATGTACCCCTGACTTAATGCCGAGCGACGTTACCGGCTTTAACATGTTCAACCAGAAAACGCGCGAGTTCGAGTTCGTTCCTGGCCCAGTCTTTTCCGACGTGTTATTGGCTGACGAAATCAACCGCGCTACCCCTAGAACTCAGTCATCTCTATTTGAAGCGATGGCAGAACGCCAAGTCACGATCGACAAGCATTGCCATCGTTTGTCGGAGTCCTTCTTCGTCATTGCGACACAAAACCCGGTCGACAGCCATGGTGCGTATCCGTTACCAGAAGCGCAACTCGACCGTTTCGCGATGAGGCTCAGCATTGGGTATCCAGGGAAAGAAAACGAAATTGAAATGCTGGCCTCAAGTATCGGACGCGATGACAACAGCCGATCTGAAATCGAAACCATCCTTACACCGCGAGAACTTCAAAAGCTTCAAAACCATGTCTCCCAAGTTCACGTAGAAACAAACCTGTTGCGATACATGGTTGAGTTAGCCGAATTCACTCGTGAACGTTCGGAAGTCACACTTGGCGTCAGTCCGCGTGGCCTTCTCACGCTGCAGCGTGTTTCCCAGGCCTGGGCTCACCTGAACGGTCGCGATTTTGTCACCCCCGATGATATTCAAGAGATGGCTTTTCCTGTATTGAACGTCCGCTTGGCCGGAGAGTTCGACGACGCATCGGAACTTATTGACGAAATGCTTCAAACCGTCCCTGTTCCTGTCACTCGAGACTGA
- a CDS encoding permease, with the protein MNFANLLHAFSLEEAIVTQLITIVRLLVETSATILIGVLCAAAIRVAGGYSALRPWLGPEGSIERTFRILAICLCVPLCALGVIPVAKELSDSGMPRRDLAVLWLIAPLLNPLSLLYAVSVLPIWQCGAFLIIGFLFALVIAEVASRFSDDRDSGEYESVPKVANGTTRLWNTAVAAGRIVTSWSVVYIAAGIVISGLIVGMIPSGEFERVFSFQNKLGPLETVALTGPQMVTPITFTMAVSAIFNTRLSFACALVLQLLGVAWCGGTFLAMRSVWGTQRTVGLLLVTLIFATSVSYAAFSAFPPAAGDQEETHGLDTLARPYHATFSQFSVALSQQLNHTDVIMQAGTVFLILLSLWGVIVRLRALRYQEDIAPAQKTTEETSRWNVELTPGQIGFAFVGMIALGMIMLTYSLFPSVDESFAQMQKISADAVIAVKTNKSMVAQQKLGEWDTVAARLPVGWIIRLGVPNNQQTTEIRALRELLWKTRKQIAGAELSESEVRQRGAELIDQLQTCRVACLGDNA; encoded by the coding sequence ATGAACTTTGCCAATTTGCTGCACGCATTTTCCCTGGAAGAAGCGATCGTTACACAGTTAATAACGATCGTCCGTCTTCTGGTGGAAACATCGGCCACGATCCTGATCGGCGTTCTCTGCGCTGCAGCGATCCGTGTCGCCGGTGGCTACTCAGCTTTGCGGCCGTGGCTCGGACCGGAAGGAAGCATCGAACGAACTTTCCGAATCTTAGCAATTTGCCTTTGCGTTCCGTTGTGTGCATTGGGCGTCATTCCCGTCGCCAAAGAGCTTTCTGATAGTGGCATGCCTCGACGTGATTTGGCTGTTCTTTGGTTGATTGCTCCGCTGCTGAATCCACTGTCACTCCTCTATGCCGTTAGCGTGCTACCAATCTGGCAGTGCGGTGCCTTCCTGATCATCGGTTTCCTGTTTGCCTTAGTTATCGCAGAAGTTGCCAGCCGATTCTCGGACGATCGAGACAGTGGCGAGTACGAATCCGTGCCTAAAGTCGCCAACGGAACGACTAGGCTTTGGAATACGGCAGTTGCCGCAGGACGCATCGTGACGAGTTGGTCCGTCGTTTACATTGCCGCAGGGATCGTTATCTCTGGACTCATTGTTGGAATGATTCCATCAGGAGAATTTGAACGCGTTTTCTCCTTTCAAAACAAGTTAGGCCCCCTAGAAACCGTTGCCCTGACGGGACCACAAATGGTGACACCGATTACGTTCACCATGGCGGTCTCGGCGATCTTTAATACGCGACTTTCCTTTGCTTGCGCTTTAGTGCTTCAACTTCTTGGTGTCGCATGGTGCGGAGGTACATTTCTGGCCATGCGTTCCGTTTGGGGAACCCAACGCACGGTTGGCTTGTTATTGGTAACCCTCATTTTCGCAACGTCAGTAAGTTATGCCGCCTTCTCGGCATTTCCTCCCGCGGCAGGTGATCAAGAAGAGACGCACGGTCTCGATACGCTGGCTCGCCCTTACCACGCCACGTTTAGCCAATTTTCTGTGGCTTTGTCGCAACAACTCAACCACACCGATGTCATCATGCAGGCAGGTACCGTCTTCCTGATTCTGTTGAGTCTGTGGGGAGTCATCGTCCGTTTACGAGCTCTTCGTTACCAGGAAGATATCGCACCGGCACAAAAAACTACGGAAGAAACTAGTCGATGGAATGTGGAACTTACTCCCGGGCAGATTGGGTTCGCATTTGTAGGAATGATCGCCCTCGGAATGATCATGCTGACCTACTCTCTCTTTCCAAGTGTTGACGAATCATTCGCACAGATGCAAAAAATTTCAGCCGATGCGGTTATCGCTGTGAAAACCAACAAATCGATGGTTGCCCAGCAAAAACTCGGCGAATGGGACACCGTTGCCGCGAGGCTTCCTGTCGGCTGGATAATTCGACTAGGAGTTCCAAATAATCAGCAGACAACTGAGATCCGAGCACTTCGCGAGTTGCTTTGGAAAACACGAAAGCAAATTGCGGGAGCCGAATTGAGTGAATCTGAGGTTAGACAACGAGGAGCCGAATTGATCGATCAATTGCAGACTTGTCGCGTTGCTTGCTTAGGAGACAACGCATGA
- the hflK gene encoding protease modulator HflK, translating to MSESTTPHSNASSPSEAKAWLGQLLWIVAVCAALTFGYAFYSESSLFRGLGLQLLLTVVLLWSTKRSIELKAITSSAERPNIETWSLHFIFLAGPCVVLLIGVVMSLLIGRVEVARPLSPQEIATSAILAVLAASLWTALGKMTQGMESVSTTDFQAIQLTLHESRITWFLAAIAQLASSVFSSAPQWLALAIHIYLALVIGESLLRILIAWFQLERMRDSFAEDIPNPLDSLSRELLFSSLNPLDSLFQIAEKRFGLSLRSSWSIRFFRRATPVAILLSTLLFWLSTCFVIVQPDQLALSEVFGRIQPEPLPPGLHMKYPWPLGNVRRVSVGEVRTLQIGFSQPVDEKAVVSDTARSMLWTEPHANEFALVLGTQSELVAINAQIYFQVGQGVEQLTNYLVRYADPTQALEAIAYQVLREETENATLDQVLTENRQAFAQRIASKVSERSKEMQLGIEIVDVSLLSLHPPVEAAEAYLDVSNAESDAQRLVIEAQGNAKAKLLSAEMESAALIAAAQKDAAIRIGLAGQEASHFAEASKAYRAAPDTYRTRLWFDTYEKALPGRQVYVIDSELEDVLVTEPNATLTPTVIPPIATQPE from the coding sequence ATGAGCGAGTCCACTACCCCACACTCCAACGCTTCATCACCTTCGGAAGCCAAGGCTTGGCTTGGCCAGTTATTGTGGATCGTTGCTGTTTGTGCAGCGCTGACGTTTGGTTACGCATTCTACAGCGAATCGTCACTGTTTCGCGGATTAGGACTTCAACTGCTTTTGACCGTCGTTTTACTTTGGTCAACGAAACGATCAATCGAATTGAAAGCGATTACTTCATCCGCAGAGCGACCCAATATAGAAACCTGGTCGCTGCATTTCATTTTCCTCGCTGGGCCATGTGTTGTGCTACTCATCGGCGTAGTAATGTCACTTCTCATCGGCCGTGTTGAAGTGGCTCGCCCATTATCACCCCAAGAAATTGCCACGTCTGCAATTCTCGCAGTCTTAGCCGCAAGCTTATGGACCGCATTGGGGAAAATGACGCAGGGAATGGAATCCGTTTCTACAACTGATTTCCAGGCAATCCAACTGACGCTTCACGAAAGTCGAATCACTTGGTTTCTCGCAGCGATCGCTCAACTCGCCTCTTCTGTTTTCTCTAGCGCACCACAATGGCTCGCGCTCGCGATTCACATTTATTTGGCGTTGGTGATCGGTGAGAGTCTGTTGCGAATTCTTATCGCATGGTTCCAGTTGGAACGAATGCGAGATTCTTTCGCAGAAGATATTCCTAATCCACTCGACTCGTTGTCGCGTGAACTTCTTTTCTCATCGCTCAATCCACTCGACTCGCTATTTCAAATTGCAGAAAAGCGATTTGGGTTGAGCCTCCGTTCCTCATGGTCTATCCGCTTTTTTCGTCGAGCGACTCCTGTTGCAATTCTCCTTTCTACATTGCTGTTTTGGCTGTCGACTTGCTTTGTCATCGTCCAGCCCGACCAGTTAGCGCTTTCAGAAGTCTTTGGCCGAATTCAGCCAGAACCGTTACCGCCGGGTCTGCATATGAAGTACCCATGGCCATTGGGCAACGTACGTCGAGTTTCCGTAGGCGAAGTGCGTACACTTCAGATAGGCTTCTCTCAACCGGTTGACGAAAAGGCGGTCGTTTCGGATACGGCGCGCTCCATGCTATGGACGGAGCCCCACGCGAACGAGTTCGCGCTAGTACTTGGTACGCAATCGGAGCTAGTCGCCATCAATGCTCAGATCTACTTTCAAGTAGGCCAAGGGGTGGAGCAACTGACCAATTACCTGGTTCGGTACGCCGATCCAACACAGGCACTTGAAGCCATAGCTTACCAAGTACTTCGAGAAGAAACAGAAAATGCCACACTTGACCAAGTCCTTACAGAAAATCGCCAAGCATTTGCGCAACGAATTGCGTCCAAAGTCTCCGAACGCTCTAAAGAAATGCAACTTGGCATCGAGATCGTCGACGTAAGCCTTTTGAGTTTGCATCCTCCTGTCGAAGCAGCCGAAGCTTATCTGGACGTTAGCAATGCGGAAAGTGATGCTCAAAGACTCGTCATCGAAGCTCAAGGAAATGCCAAAGCTAAGCTGTTATCCGCGGAAATGGAATCTGCCGCGTTGATTGCAGCCGCTCAAAAAGATGCTGCAATCAGAATAGGCCTCGCTGGTCAAGAAGCGTCTCACTTTGCAGAAGCGAGCAAAGCATATCGTGCTGCCCCAGACACTTACCGCACGCGTCTTTGGTTCGATACCTACGAAAAAGCTCTCCCGGGACGGCAAGTTTACGTCATTGACTCTGAACTTGAAGATGTCCTCGTCACCGAGCCCAATGCAACGCTAACTCCAACCGTCATTCCTCCTATCGCGACACAACCCGAATAG
- the hflC gene encoding protease modulator HflC, producing MVVTRFGKPTRQLVEPGAYFKFPWPIEDARIVDLRQHVFNTPYTATLTHDRRNVVLSTFVVWEVSDPLLFLQSAGTVEAVSAKIDGMVTAAKNTRMGGYDLFALVSTDPAQLQTERIEQQLLADVQQDALEKFGIQIRQIGINRIAYESSNVSAVLAQMKAEREAAAKQLRAIGEKDANAIRDDAVVRSEEILRDGRLEAGQIRADAEQKVSEIYAQAHLRDPEFYRYWRSLEALKRSLGSESTVILRTNEGFMDLLTNPPSTPQNTGPSSLPTASDNRSAQRLRDDPNEIGGAQR from the coding sequence GTGGTTGTCACTCGCTTTGGAAAGCCAACAAGGCAGTTAGTCGAGCCAGGTGCCTATTTCAAATTCCCCTGGCCGATAGAAGATGCTCGCATCGTCGACTTACGCCAGCATGTCTTCAATACTCCCTATACCGCGACATTGACCCACGACCGTCGCAACGTAGTATTGTCGACATTTGTGGTTTGGGAAGTCTCCGATCCGCTGCTGTTCCTGCAATCGGCCGGAACCGTTGAGGCCGTGTCGGCAAAGATCGATGGCATGGTAACGGCTGCTAAAAACACACGAATGGGTGGATACGATCTTTTCGCATTAGTTTCAACCGACCCAGCCCAACTGCAGACAGAACGAATCGAACAGCAGCTACTCGCAGATGTACAGCAAGACGCGCTGGAGAAATTTGGTATTCAAATTCGTCAAATAGGGATCAATCGAATCGCCTATGAATCATCCAACGTTTCGGCGGTATTGGCACAAATGAAAGCTGAACGCGAAGCAGCCGCCAAACAGCTTCGCGCTATCGGAGAAAAAGATGCCAATGCGATTCGTGACGATGCCGTTGTGCGGAGCGAGGAAATCTTGCGAGACGGTCGACTTGAAGCAGGACAAATTCGCGCGGATGCCGAACAAAAGGTATCGGAAATCTACGCTCAGGCACACCTAAGAGATCCTGAATTTTACCGCTATTGGCGTTCCCTGGAGGCTTTAAAACGCAGCCTTGGTAGCGAGTCGACAGTCATCCTGCGAACCAACGAAGGATTCATGGATCTACTGACCAATCCTCCTTCGACTCCTCAGAATACCGGCCCATCTTCCCTGCCTACGGCATCCGATAATCGTTCCGCCCAACGCCTGCGGGACGATCCGAATGAAATTGGAGGGGCCCAGCGATGA
- the hflK gene encoding protease modulator HflK, translated as MVQPNEVALVTRLGKLVGSTPAEQVHQPGILWALPFPIDKVIRVPIKEEREVAIDRLQLSPTSNDSSNLDPINDGYVLCGDQHILQTNVRVKYRISDPIAFHFEADNPERVLKEAAAATIVQSIAGWNAMDTLRLQRGGAQESVERLPIVVREKLQARLDLLELGIDISAVEFREIIPTPQLAEAFENVQSEQIHIETKKREAEGFAARTIPKAEADRYTLVNEATRFQTDITTKADEEVTLFDKVYAQYQANPEIVWSRLYLESIEQVMQSVGKLKFVAPGTRIVISPRNSSPQANTSSVVPTKEQGS; from the coding sequence ATGGTGCAACCCAATGAAGTCGCCTTGGTAACTCGACTCGGCAAACTTGTTGGATCAACCCCTGCTGAACAAGTTCATCAGCCTGGCATCTTGTGGGCTTTACCGTTCCCGATCGACAAAGTCATTCGAGTTCCAATCAAGGAAGAACGGGAAGTCGCAATCGACCGACTGCAACTGAGCCCTACTAGCAACGACAGCTCAAACCTCGATCCAATCAACGACGGATACGTACTGTGTGGCGACCAGCATATCTTGCAGACAAACGTTCGGGTTAAGTACCGGATTTCTGATCCCATCGCATTTCACTTTGAGGCAGATAATCCAGAGCGTGTTCTGAAAGAAGCGGCGGCGGCGACCATTGTTCAATCGATTGCCGGATGGAATGCAATGGATACTCTTCGATTGCAAAGAGGCGGAGCGCAGGAGTCGGTAGAGCGACTACCGATTGTCGTTCGTGAAAAGCTACAGGCAAGGCTCGATCTCTTGGAACTTGGTATCGATATCAGCGCGGTCGAATTTCGGGAGATCATCCCAACACCGCAACTTGCTGAAGCATTTGAAAATGTTCAAAGTGAGCAAATCCATATCGAGACCAAAAAGCGTGAGGCTGAGGGGTTTGCTGCCCGAACTATCCCTAAAGCCGAAGCGGATCGTTACACGCTGGTCAACGAAGCAACACGATTTCAAACGGATATAACCACTAAAGCTGATGAAGAAGTAACGTTGTTCGATAAAGTCTACGCTCAGTATCAGGCCAATCCCGAAATCGTCTGGTCGCGTCTATATCTGGAATCAATCGAACAAGTTATGCAATCGGTTGGAAAGCTCAAGTTTGTTGCCCCAGGCACCCGCATCGTAATTTCGCCGCGGAACTCTTCACCCCAGGCAAACACTTCCAGCGTCGTCCCGACAAAGGAGCAAGGCTCATGA
- a CDS encoding cation-translocating P-type ATPase: MSIRFSTALIAASLFVVGVLIERTMPAEQLSLGASFQAIAALLVIAPILWEALYGLFRESSEYYSAQLVSIAALAAFAVGDFATAVIVPVILSVAFFLEERSILGANSAIAGLQALQSNLARRISEDGSEQSVIASELIIDDVIVVAPGESIPADAVVVHGHAAIDQSSITGESTPEEVSPGSQIFAGSMNLNGVIKARVTSAGDDTTLAKVLDLFQEAERSKTRVLRLVEQYAKYFVLAVLMIAGITLFLTHDVTRAITVLVVGCPGPFLIAGPAAMVASLAVASRHGILVKNARFLEALSEVNSVVFDKTGTVTTGQLDVRRVVSVECTEEEVLRAILAGVTVNQHPVSKAIARYAKQQQLSPTEADEVEEVPGLGIKLHYPDQRIVLLGRESWLENEGISREFVDHAGPMVWVAEIQGDCKRTLGCICLSDHARSDSSSVIQQLRSLSVERAVLLTGDRSAVAQHIGQEVGVDEVVSEVLPSEKLLVVELEKQAGYNVMVVGDGINDAPALAAGNVGVAMGVGGADITMRSADIVLMTDQLDRIPMAMVLAAKTKSTIHRNVLIGAGLTLLMLGMASAGAITPIAGATLQNIGEAFVIINSAAILRWKWQPTIQS; encoded by the coding sequence ATGAGCATCCGGTTTAGCACCGCGTTGATTGCTGCTTCGCTTTTTGTAGTTGGTGTTCTAATCGAACGTACGATGCCAGCTGAGCAGTTATCGTTAGGTGCATCGTTTCAAGCCATCGCTGCACTGTTAGTTATTGCCCCAATCCTGTGGGAAGCCTTATACGGATTGTTCCGAGAGTCATCTGAGTACTACAGCGCGCAGCTTGTCAGTATCGCCGCGCTAGCTGCCTTCGCGGTTGGAGATTTCGCCACGGCAGTAATCGTTCCGGTGATTTTGAGCGTCGCTTTCTTCCTCGAAGAAAGAAGCATTCTTGGTGCCAACTCCGCCATCGCCGGGCTTCAAGCATTACAGTCGAATTTGGCTCGACGAATTTCGGAGGACGGCTCGGAACAATCAGTCATAGCTTCGGAACTCATCATTGACGATGTCATTGTCGTTGCACCAGGCGAGAGCATTCCAGCGGACGCCGTCGTTGTGCATGGGCATGCGGCAATTGATCAGTCCTCGATCACTGGTGAATCTACTCCAGAGGAAGTTAGTCCCGGTTCACAGATCTTTGCTGGATCGATGAACTTGAATGGTGTAATCAAAGCTCGAGTTACTTCTGCGGGTGATGACACAACGCTTGCAAAAGTATTGGACTTATTCCAAGAAGCCGAACGATCGAAAACGCGCGTTCTTCGACTGGTAGAACAGTATGCGAAGTATTTTGTTCTCGCTGTCTTAATGATTGCCGGAATAACTTTGTTTCTTACACACGACGTGACGCGTGCAATCACCGTACTAGTTGTTGGATGCCCCGGACCGTTTCTTATTGCAGGTCCTGCCGCGATGGTTGCATCGTTAGCCGTCGCCTCACGACATGGAATCCTGGTAAAGAACGCACGTTTCCTGGAAGCGTTGAGCGAAGTGAATAGCGTCGTTTTCGATAAAACGGGCACCGTAACGACCGGTCAATTAGATGTCCGACGCGTCGTTTCTGTCGAATGCACCGAAGAAGAAGTTCTTCGGGCGATTCTTGCGGGGGTTACGGTCAATCAACATCCTGTCTCCAAAGCAATAGCTCGTTATGCCAAGCAACAACAGCTAAGTCCTACGGAGGCGGATGAGGTTGAAGAAGTTCCAGGTCTTGGAATCAAACTCCATTATCCGGACCAACGTATTGTTCTATTAGGTCGTGAAAGTTGGCTTGAAAACGAAGGAATCTCACGAGAGTTTGTAGACCATGCCGGACCGATGGTTTGGGTTGCTGAGATCCAGGGAGACTGCAAACGTACGCTCGGGTGCATCTGCCTATCTGATCATGCTCGGTCGGATTCCTCAAGCGTGATTCAGCAGCTTCGTAGTCTCAGCGTAGAACGCGCGGTTCTACTGACGGGTGACCGATCTGCTGTTGCCCAACATATTGGCCAAGAGGTAGGTGTTGATGAGGTAGTTTCCGAGGTTTTGCCATCGGAAAAGCTTCTCGTCGTCGAACTTGAGAAACAAGCAGGGTACAACGTCATGGTGGTTGGCGATGGAATCAACGATGCCCCAGCACTTGCGGCAGGCAACGTGGGTGTTGCCATGGGTGTTGGCGGCGCTGACATCACGATGAGAAGTGCAGATATCGTTTTGATGACGGATCAACTCGATCGAATTCCAATGGCTATGGTGCTCGCTGCTAAGACTAAATCGACAATTCACCGAAACGTATTGATCGGGGCCGGCTTGACCCTCCTGATGCTTGGGATGGCTTCTGCTGGTGCGATTACACCAATCGCTGGAGCCACATTGCAAAACATTGGTGAGGCCTTTGTCATTATTAATAGTGCTGCCATTCTGCGATGGAAATGGCAACCCACGATTCAATCTTGA